Proteins from a genomic interval of Cydia amplana chromosome 8, ilCydAmpl1.1, whole genome shotgun sequence:
- the LOC134650399 gene encoding uncharacterized protein LOC134650399 produces the protein MSRRRHEETGEEQWARLMEDYERMFQEDRRPKRRRIIYSSSSSEDEDVPPEEIVTEHLSPTNVDAEVLEETNPVVSPANKEVADNFDPDLIKALGETETEQGEFGVDLQPDIASRFQQILINGLKKETREELLKKYLFPSNVPLAKAPTLNPEVAAMLVETCRLRDKRLYGKQDQLGRALAAVGKALTYLLKKNPDIAEVISTLNDAGKLIADSHYAETDTRRSVIIPLVDKSLIESFKDRKRDSFLFGDKLGDLVNTSKGIKKTSQFIQASTSANAGLNSTGPPPYRPRQQRARQYYPRRVGGPPTTYPPHQLVNRRRELPTRAPGRRYPPPPPPPPPPRARRHPPQTHRSTYRDRDRN, from the exons atgtcacGACGTCGTCATGAAGAAACCGGTGAAGAACAATGGGCCCGGCTAATGGAGGATTACGAACGGATGTTTCAAGAGGATCGAAGACCGAAACGTCGGCGTATTATATACTCCAGCTCCAGTAGTGAAGATGAAGATGTGCCACCCGAAG AAATTGTTACAGAACATCTCAGTCCTACGAATGTGGATGCTGAGGTTTTAGAAGAAACCAATCCTGTTGTTTCTCCCGCCAATAAAGAGGTCGCGGATAATTTTGACCCAGATTTAATAAAAGCTCTTGGCGAAACGGAAACCGAGCAAGGTGAATTTGGAGTGGACCTGCAACCTGACATCGCCAGTCGTTTccaacagattttgataaacGGCTTAAAAAAGGAAACGCGGGAGGAgttattgaaaaaatatttgtttcccAGCAATGTTCCTCTGGCCAAAGCTCCTACACTGAACCCGGAGGTAGCAGCAATGCTGGTGGAGACTTGCCGCCTTCGGGACAAGCGATTATATGGTAAGCAGGATCAGCTTGGGAGAGCTCTTGCGGCTGTCGGGAAGGCCCTGACATATTTATTAAAGAAGAACCCTGACATTGCCGAGGTGATATCTACTTTGAATGATGCCGGCAAACTAATCGCCGATTCTCATTATGCGGAAACCGACACCCGTCGATCAGTCATTATACCTCTGGTTGATAAATCTCTCATTGAATCCTTTAAGGACAGGAAAAGAGATAGTTTTTTGTTCGGTGACAAATTGGGCGACTTAGTAAACACCTCAAAGGGCATAAAGAAGACAAGTCAATTTATACAAGCATCGACATCTGCAAACGCAGGGTTAAACTCGACAGGCCCACCGCCTTATCGACCGCGGCAACAACGAGCCAGGCAATACTACCCGCGTCGTGTCGGTGGGCCGCCGACGACCTACCCTCCGCACCAGCTCGTGAATCGGCGGCGCGAACTACCGACGCGAGCGCCCGGTCGACGTTACCCCCCGCCgcctccgccgccgccgccaccgcgcgCTCGACGTCACCCGCCGCAGACGCATCGTTCAACCTATCGGGATCGGGACCGCAATTAG